CCGCCCCGTGACCGCGGCCGCCTCCATAACCGCCAGCCTCCCCGCTCCGGTGCGCTTTGTGCTGGGCCTGGGCATCCTGGTGGGGTTTGCCGCCGCCGGACAGGCGCTCGTGACCGTGACACGTCTGCCGCTGCCGGGTTCGGTGGTGGGGCTCGCGCTGCTGTGGGCGGCGCTGGGGCTGGGCGTGGTCCGGCTGCACTGGCTCTCAGACGCCGCCGACGGTCTGCTGGGCATTCTGGGCCTGCTGTTCGTGCCGGCCACGGTGGGATTTATCGGGTACCTGTCTGCCGGGGCGGCGTGGGGGCTGTGGCTGCTCGTGATGACGGCGGGCTTGCTGGTGGGCAGCGCCGTGGCCGGTCTGCTCGCCTCGCGGCTGCTGCGGCCCGGAGGCTGAGGCCATGGTCTGGATTGCCCTGACCCTGCTCGCCTTTGCGCTGGGCGTGGTGGTGCAGCTCCGCGCCCGCTCACCGCTTGCCAACCCCACCCTGCTC
This DNA window, taken from Deinococcus aerophilus, encodes the following:
- a CDS encoding CidA/LrgA family protein; the protein is MTAAASITASLPAPVRFVLGLGILVGFAAAGQALVTVTRLPLPGSVVGLALLWAALGLGVVRLHWLSDAADGLLGILGLLFVPATVGFIGYLSAGAAWGLWLLVMTAGLLVGSAVAGLLASRLLRPGG